TGAATACCACTAGAGAATTGTGCAAATATTACTGTGAAGTACTGAAATACTACTTAGGACCATCAGGTGGCagtaacattttttatttttccactgGAGAACCAAtcgaagaagaagaagacggcGAAGGAGACGGAAGAAGACCGTAAAGCCACGACCTACCTCGAGTAGATTCTAATAGCTGGAGCGGAAAAAGAAAAGGTTACATAACTTCAAATGGTCTAAATTCACCGTAGCGGTCTGTGTTTAAGAAGGCGAGAAGCGTCGACGCCAGTACCGTCAGCAGCATATTAACCGTGATATTCAGACTTTGGCACAGCATATCCTCCATTTCAGACGGTAACGTCATTGTTTGCCACTCAGCTCGCTGCCGCGGAAACGCTCTGAGTCAGAGTGGCCATTTTGGCACCCTGAACTAAACGCTTGTGTTATCAACCTAGAAGTATTTTGCGGCCCTGTAACCGTTTCTAAGTAATTGAGTATTTTATTTAGTCTACTCAATGGTTTCTGTGTtcgttttgttttgtcttattgGCCACTTTAATATTTCCGTTAGAAAAACCTTTGCTAGTTGAAGTTGAAGCAACGGTAAAGTCGTATTCGCACGTAGCTAGTTAGCGTTAGCTTATAGCGACGTAAGTCCGTGTGTGGCTTTGGTGATATTTTAACACGTTTTTGCCTACAGTctttatatttgtatattgaaAACTGGACCCTTATCCGGataataatctgaaaatatGTGTAAATGTATAACTAAACGCGTCTTCGACCGGATAGAATCATCGACCATGTCTAAACCTTGTACCCCCCTACCCAGCAGAACgtactctttttgttttgttttgttttttttaatcacaggagtgatttcatttatcttttattgttaTGATTTGCAGGACCGAAATGGCGGATGATTTTGACGTTGAGGCCATGCTGGAAGCTCCATTCAGAAAAGTGAGTTTAGAGTTGAAGAAATGGGGCCTGTAAACTGTTATTGTCCTTGTATTGTTTAGATCTTAGATTTAATTTTGTTATGAAGAAGTTCACTTGAATGTTGTGTCTGGTGAttgagttatttaaaaaaaacgcaatacagaaatataaataaatccaCATCTATCTCTCTTTATAGACTTCCCTAATGATATCTCACCTCTACTCCCATGAATTCATCTTTGATTCCACTGTGAACTGTGAAAAAAAAGGAAGGTAGTTATTGCGCATATACTGATGTACTGTGGTTCACTTTAGGACTAAAAGAGATTCAAACGAGAACCATCCAGTCCCAATTCGGTTGCAACAAGGTGAATGCCAGTGGTTGATGAGCCCATCTTTACCTGTCCAGCAAAGGAGGCAGTATTCTGATTTACAGTTGGCTTGTTGACCCTGCTTTTTAATGTGTAATCCTTATCTATTTGTGCATATAATTGTGTATATTTGtaccttttttaaaacaatttactCTGTGGAGAACATGTATACATTTTTGCTTATATGCACGTCCTCAAGTATTTGATATTTAAGTGCACTAGGAAGTTTCTGAGCAACACAGCCTTTTAATGCACTTACTACCCTAACAGTGTTTTAATTAAGCCAGATTTGCTGGTCAGATTTTTCTCGTAAATATGAATACTGCCTCTTTCAGCATCTTGATTTAATTGCATGCTACACAAAACATATTACATTGACATTTTAGTTAAATGACTGTAAAATACAGCATATTTAGCATAACTGTTGTGTAAGAAAATCTTGTATTTTCAgtagttatttttattaagcCAAACAATTGTAAATATTAATGCAATCTACAGATAATTGTAGTGTTAAAGGTGGctttttttgatcatttttatttatttttttgggcgTCAGAATTACTAAGAAGTGTGAATCCCTGTTTGCTTCAGGGCAAGATGTGTGACAGAGGTGGCATCGAGCTCTTACAGTCCAAGAACGAAAATGGGTGAAGATCACTGGACTGACACCAACCACACAGGATCTCTTTTAGTGGCCATGGGCCATGCGTGGTCAcgtgtttaggcacaaatagtGGCATTGGTACGACCTGTTAGAGGGGGGTGGGGGATTGGTGGAGAGGACCTGATAGTTATCAAAACTTCCTGAACTCTGCTAATATGTTGGACATCCCTTAACTTTTTATTGTAGCATTAAGTACTGACCAGCCTAATAATGATGGGGAAAGGAAGGTATTGGGGTGGTGGAAGAACTGTCCAGAGTTGACATTAGAAAGtatgaattattattaattgaatatattttgcattttctctTGTCTCACCCCCCAACCCCCTTTACCTTGACGACTTGAAATGTTTCATCTACGTCCTCATGATGTTCTTCTATAAACCTTGCTTAGGATGAGAACAAGTCCTATCATGCAAATGGACACGATGAACACAGCAAGAAGTAAGTTATGGTGATTTCTCATTTACATGCAGTTATTGTCAACTGTTTGTGTTAATTGCAGAATAATTGTCATAATGTGTTTCATAAGAACTGTTGGGAGTTCACACCCTAATAGATAAAAATAGTTTTGATCCAAATCTTTATATAGTTTCATATTCTACCACAATGTCGCTTGTGGTAATTTTCCTCCGTGGTTGTAATGTGCCATAGGAAGAAAAGGAGTCGGAGCAGGAGTCGTAGTCCAGGttcaaagaagaagaaaagccgTAGCAGGAGCAAAGACGGGAAGAAGAGTAAGAAAAGGAGCAGGAGCAGAGATAAAAAACGCAGCCGAAGCAAGGAGCGCCATCGCAGCGGGTCCAGAAGCAAGGACCGGGCTGGGCGGTACAAGGCACGCAAGAGCCCCATGTATGTAGCTTCTCAACTCTTAATGTTGCATATTCACTCAGTCAGAACCTGCACATTTTGTACTGTTGTTGCTTCAGTCATCTTGTAGCTTTCTGGTAACTATACATTTCATATTTGATTATAATGGTTGGAGAGGCAGGTTCCATAAGTGACATACGGAACAAAAGCAGTAATATTTTGGTCCTTTTTATTTTAGCCGGAAACGTTCCAGAAGTCGGAGTCcgttcaaaaaagaaaagagtccTGTTAGGTAAGATGAACTATCAGTTTAGTTTGTTTCATGCTCTGGTATGAAATTCAGAAACACTTCCCATAAAATATCTgtttaaaaacagatattttatgAGCATGCTGTGGCTGTTACACAAAACTAGAAATGTTTAAGGATAATTAAATTGAACCATTTTCTTCCTATTCTAAAGGCAACCGATTGACAACTTAACACCAGAGGAGAGGGATGCCCGCACAGTTTTCTGCATGCAGCTTGCTGCAAGAATCAGAGCTCGTGACCTGGAAGATTTCTTCTCTGCTGTTGGAAAGGTCGGCTCTATTAGGTGTATAGTGACTAGCCAGTTTCTATTTGGAAATTATCTtgagtcttttttttctctctcttatcTGCAGGTCAGAGATGTGAGAATCATCTCAGATAGAAACTCTCGGAGGTCAAAGGGTATTGCATACATAGAGTTTGTGGAGTCATCATCTGTACCGCTGGCAATTGGATTAACTGGCCAGAGGCTTTTAGGTGTGCCTATCATCGTCCAGGCTTCTCAGGCGAGTGCAACAATGTCACCAAACATTGAGCTACATTAGATAAGTTAGTGTGATATGAAATGTTTGTAAAAGCTTTGCTAGACATTTAAGAAGTGTTGAACAAGTTCATTTAACTAGTATGGCTAATTGTTTTTGAGAAACTATATTTGTAATTGTATAATTTCCTCTCGGCTTAATTAAATCTTGTACATTTATTTCCAGGCAGAGAAAAATAGAGCTGCTGCCGCAGCCAATAACCTACAGAAGGGCAGTGCTGGTCCAATGAGACTGTATGTGGGTTCACTGCATTTTAACATCACTGAAGAAATGCTGCGAGGGATTTTTGAACCCTTTGGAA
This DNA window, taken from Girardinichthys multiradiatus isolate DD_20200921_A chromosome 1, DD_fGirMul_XY1, whole genome shotgun sequence, encodes the following:
- the rbm39b gene encoding RNA-binding protein 39b; the protein is MADDFDVEAMLEAPFRKDENKSYHANGHDEHSKKKKRSRSRSRSPGSKKKKSRSRSKDGKKSKKRSRSRDKKRSRSKERHRSGSRSKDRAGRYKARKSPIRKRSRSRSPFKKEKSPVRQPIDNLTPEERDARTVFCMQLAARIRARDLEDFFSAVGKVRDVRIISDRNSRRSKGIAYIEFVESSSVPLAIGLTGQRLLGVPIIVQASQAEKNRAAAAANNLQKGSAGPMRLYVGSLHFNITEEMLRGIFEPFGKIEGIQLMMDSETGRSKGYGFISFADAECAKKALEQLNGFELAGRPMKVGHVTERSDSSTASSFLDNDELERTGIDLGTTGRLQLMARLAEGTGLKIPPAAQQALQMTGSIPFGGIPSPAVPSPAPSQALNLPSQPLATHCLQLSNLFNPQAENDPNWSSEIQDDVIDECNKHGGVVHIYVDRNSPQGNVYVKCPSIPAAMATVNALHGRWFAGKMITAAYVPLPTYHNLFPDSVTAKQLLMPSRR